From Panthera uncia isolate 11264 chromosome E1, Puncia_PCG_1.0, whole genome shotgun sequence, one genomic window encodes:
- the USP36 gene encoding ubiquitin carboxyl-terminal hydrolase 36 isoform X2, with product MPIVDKLKEALKPSRKDSADDGELGKLLASSAKKVLLQKIEFEPASKSFSYQLESLKSKYVLLNPKTEGAGRHRSGDEPQARRQGSEHAYESCGDGVPAPQKVLFPTERLSLKWERVYRVGAGLHNLGNTCFLNSTVQCLTYTPPLANYLLSKEHARNCHQGSFCMLCVMQNHIVQAFANSGNAIKPVSFIRDLKKIARHFRFGNQEDAHEFLRYTIDAMQKACLNGCAKLDRQTQATTLVHQIFGGYLRSRVKCSVCKSVSDTYDPYLDVALEIRQAADIVRALELFVKPDVLSGDNAYMCAKCKKKVPASKRFTIHRTSNILTLSLKRFANFSGGKITKDVGYPEFLNLRPYMSQSSGEPVMYGLYAVLVHSGYSCHAGHYYCYVKASNGQWYQMNDSSVRSSNIKVVLNQQAYVLFYMQIPGSKKSPDGSLPRTASSAPGRAGVVADRFRKNVGNRTLCSPLTGKRLDPATLKKLQATEELGVLVSRNGSVLGLKSQNGYVPPKPPLGSPSPRLSKTPPNTPTILDEPGKKVKKPSPLQFVSPSRRASQGLHGTSTGSGGRGEGHRPGSWDGRAAAPSTSPRLPAGVTASGPAAGSERPEPDRRGSGGPSPEHSASSDPTKAPPTPESGAAPSGDSQGTNPRALPGGEDSKAAKPKPPVLSTTATEPASIMSPPPAKKLALSAKKASTLRRAAGNDLRPPLSPLSDLTYPRKTTHPVAASAWPVSAIRALSPAPRPSSRPKLPVGPCSSLSSSPRPLGTSDPQSCSSASAPLPQVNGGFRAPPHQLPEASKPPRSLCKKRKRNRRGETQGRGSEMCAVAAAPPGKRRKKKGKRAEAVDASPLQEGQVQRQHRGVERRKEGRAEVPVDRLEEEGGRQQENGQQAGCVADGHHVSGRKRRREGAEGLGAEDGLPRDPPWHSCSLLDVTESEASTASPRKKKKKRRQQESRQEVQENELPEACRGETQRGPAVPGSQPSPAVNGRRPGDRAGQARAPRVSWVRDGEADVLQELLEYSSDKAYGRKVLTWDGEVSAVSQDAIQDSRWARAATVIDDWDEEFDRGKEKKVKKFKKEKKRTFNAFQKLQSRRNFWSVTHPAKATSLSYRR from the exons ATGCCAATAGTCGATAAGTTGAAGGAAGCCCTGAAACCCAGCCGCAAGGACTCGGCTGACGATGGAGAGCTGGGGAAGCTCCTGGCCTCCTCTGCCAAGAAAGTCCTTCTACAGAAGATTGAGTTCGAGCCAGCCAGCAAGAGTTTCTCCTATCAGCTGGAGTCCTTAAAGAGCAAATATGTCTTGCTGAACCCTAAAACGGAGGGAGCCGGTCGCCACAGGAGTGGAGACGAGCCTCAGGCCAGGAGACAGG GCAGCGAGCATGCGTACGAGAGCTGTGGGGACGGTGTCCCCGCCCCACAGAAAGTGCTCTTCCCCACCGAGCGGCTGTCTCTAAAGTGGGAGCGGGTTTACCGCGTGGGAGCGGGGCTCCACAACCTCGGCAACACCTGCTTCTTGAACTCGACCGTACAGTGCTTGACCTACACCCCGCCTCTGGCCAACTACCTGCTCTCCAAGGAGCATGCTCGCAACT GTCACCAAGGCAGCTTCTGCATGCTGTGCGTCATGCAGAACCACATTGTGCAGGCCTTCGCCAACAGCGGCAACGCCATCAAGCCCGTCTCCTTCATCCGAGATCTGAAAA AGATTGCCCGGCATTTCCGCTTTGGGAACCAGGAAGATGCACACGAATTTCTGCGGTACACCATCGACGCCATGCAGAAGGCCTGTTTGAATGGCTGTGCCAA GTTGGATCGTCAGACGCAGGCAACCACTCTGGTCCATCAGATTTTTGGAGGCTATCTCCGATCGCGTG TGAAATGCTCGGTGTGCAAAAGCGTCTCAGACACGTACGACCCCTACTTGGACGTAGCGCTGGAGATCCGG CAAGCCGCTGACATCGTGCGCGCTCTGGAGCTTTTTGTGAAGCCAGATGTCCTGAGTGGAGACAACGCCTATATGTGTGCGAA ATGCAAGAAGAAGGTTCCGGCCAGCAAGCGCTTCACCATCCACAGAACGTCCAACATCTTAACCCTCTCCCTCAAACGCTTTGCCAACTTCAGTGGGGGAAAGATCACGAAG GATGTGGGCTACCCGGAATTCCTGAACCTCCGTCCGTACATGTCCCAGAGCAGCGGCGAGCCCGTCATGTACGGGCTGTACGCGGTCCTCGTGCACTCTGGCTACAGCTGCCACGCGGGCCACTACTACTGCTACGTGAAG GCAAGCAACGGACAGTGGTACCAGATGAACGATTCCTCGGTCCGTTCCAGCAACATCAAGGTGGTTCTGAACCAGCAGGCCTACGTGCTCTTCTATATGCA AATCCCGGGCTCTAAGAAGAGTCCTGACGGCTCCCTCCCCAGGACGGCGTCCTCGGCTCCCGGCCGGGCAGGTGTGGTCGCCGACCGCTTCAGGAAGAATGTTGGCAACCGGACTCTTTGCTCCCCGCTGACCGGAAAG CGACTGGACCCCGCGACGCTGAAGAAGCTGCAGGCCACTGAGGAGCTCGGCGTGCTTGTTTCCAGAAACGGCTCCGTGTTGGGTCTGAAGTCTCAGAATGGATACGTTCCTCCAAAGCCACCCTTGGGGTCCCCTTCCCCCCGACTCTCCAAAACGCCCCCCAACACTCCGACCATTCTGGATGAGCCCGGAAAGAAAGTCAAGAAGCCGAGTCCCCTGCAGTTCGTGTCCCCGTCACGCAGAGCTTCTCAGGGGCTCCACGGTACCAGCACCGGGAGCGGCGGCAGGGGCGAGGGCCACAGGCCCGGCTCCTGGGACGGCAGGGCTGCTGCCCCCTCTACCTCACCCAGGCTCCCGGCCGGAGTGACTGCCAGTGGGCCCGCGGCGGGCAGCGAGCGTCCCGAGCCCGACAGGAGGGGTTCCGGTGGTCCCAGCCCGGAGCACTCCGCCAGCAGCGACCCCACCAAGGCCCCCCCAACGCCCGAGAGCGGGGCCGCCCCCTCGGGTGATTCTCAGGGAACAAACCCCAGAGCGCTGCCGGGCGGAGAGGACTCCAAGGCGGCGAAGCCCAAGCCCCCCGTCCTGAGCACCACCGCCACTGAGCCCGCAAGCATCATGTCTCCTCCACCAGCCAAAAAACTGGCCCTTTCTGCCAAGAAG GCCAGCACCCTGCGGAGGGCAGCCGGCAATGACCTCCGTCCACCCCTCTCACCATTGTCCGACCTCACCTACCCCAGGAAAACCACTCACCCGGTCGCCGCCTCCGCCTGGCCTGTCAGTGCCATCAG GGCGCTCTCACCTGCTCCCAGACCATCCAGCCGTCCGAAGCTCCCCGTCGGCCCCTGCTCGTCACTGTCCAGTAGCCCCCGACCCCTCGGGACGTCAGACCCACAGAGCTGCTCCTCCGCCTCTGCTCCCCTGCCTCAGGTCAACGGGGGCTTCCGGGCCCCTCCACACCAGCTGCCGGAGGCCAGCAAGCCCCCCCGGAGCCtctgtaagaagaggaagaggaaccgGAGGGGAGAGACGCAGGGGCGGGGCTCAGAGATGTGCGCCGTGGCCGCAGCCCCTCccgggaagaggagaaagaagaaggggaAACGCGCGGAGGCCGTGGACGCCTCccccctgcaggaggggcaggtGCAGAGGCAGCACCGGGGCGTCGAGCGCAGGAAGGAGGGCCGGGCGGAGGTGCCCGTGGACcgcctggaggaggagggcggACGGCAGCAAGAGAACGGCCAGCAAGCGGGGTGCGTGGCCGACGGCCACCACGTGAGCGGCAGGAAGAGGAGGCGGGAGGGAGCCGAGGGCCTCGGTGCCGAAGACGGCCTCCCGCGGGACCCACCGTGGCACAG CTGTTCTCTCTTGGATGTCACCGAGTCAGAGGCCAGTACAGCATctccaaggaaaaagaaaaagaaaagaaggcagcagGAGTCACGGCAGGAAGTACAAGAGAACGAGCTCCCCGAAGCCTGCAGGGGCGAGACGCAGAGGGGCCCTGCCGTCCCTGGGAGCCAGCCCTCACCGGCCGTGAACGGCAGGCGGCCCGGGGACCGAGCAG GGCAGGCACGGGCTCCTCGCGTGTCCTGGGTCCGAGACGGGGAGGCCGACGTGCTCCAGGAGCTGCTTGAGTATTCCTCAGATAAAGCCTACGGGAGGAAAG TGTTGACGTGGGACGGCGAGGTGTCGGCCGTCAGTCAGGACGCCATTCAGGACAGCAGATGGGCCCGCGCGGCCACGGTGATCGACGACTGGGACGAAGAGTTCGATCGAGGGAAG gaaaagaaagtgaaaaagttcaagaaagagaagaaaagaacctTCAACGCCTTCCAAAAACTTCAGAGTAGACGGAACTTTTGGTCTGTGACTCACCCAGCTAAGGCTACCAGCCTCAGTTACCGCCGCTGA